A portion of the Francisella uliginis genome contains these proteins:
- a CDS encoding OmpH family outer membrane protein: MKKIILSLSLITAAFTGAYADTKMAVVNPVEIFNDSDLGSVSVKKLENDLKPQAAQLRQEQNNIMQQMKTLQENSATMTKQELTQKQQQIQKQEQAFREKAMVLQKKEGESKDKLAKKFQASFDRSVKTIAKQKGYNVVLTTQALAYVDGVDDISNDVITLMNKDS, from the coding sequence ATGAAAAAAATAATTTTATCACTATCACTTATAACAGCGGCTTTTACAGGTGCTTATGCTGATACTAAAATGGCTGTAGTTAATCCGGTTGAGATTTTTAATGATTCTGATCTTGGTTCTGTTAGCGTGAAAAAATTAGAGAATGATCTTAAGCCACAAGCAGCACAATTAAGACAAGAGCAAAATAACATAATGCAGCAGATGAAAACATTACAAGAGAACTCTGCTACAATGACTAAGCAAGAGTTGACTCAAAAACAACAACAAATTCAAAAGCAAGAACAAGCTTTCAGAGAAAAAGCAATGGTTCTACAGAAAAAAGAAGGTGAATCAAAAGATAAGCTAGCTAAAAAATTCCAAGCTTCTTTTGATAGATCAGTAAAAACTATAGCTAAGCAAAAGGGTTATAATGTTGTTCTTACAACACAGGCTTTGGCATATGTTGATGGTGTTGATGATATATCAAATGATGTAATAACCTTAATGAATAAGGACTCTTAA
- the lpxD gene encoding UDP-3-O-(3-hydroxymyristoyl)glucosamine N-acyltransferase translates to MYTLDFLASNLDGVVKGDGSVEIKKIATLSQAGEGDISFCTNPKYLKDLSETKASAVLITEEALDYCNTNAVVLSNPYMALAKVMELFDKSPQPNGKIHSKAVIASSAVIGENVTIDANAVIGENVVIEDGVTIGACATVHDSTRIGKDTIIKSNVSIAHDVEIGADCIIHQNATIGCDGFGNARDEDGSWTKIPQLGKVIIENNVEIGAGTTVDRGAIDDTIIKEGARIDNLVQIAHNVVIGRNTALAGVTAVAGSTKIGDNCLIGGQSAITGHITICDNAVIGGASNIGKSITKPGMYYAAFEAKPRIQWGRFVAKLSKIDKLMAKVKELEEKLK, encoded by the coding sequence ATGTATACTTTAGATTTTTTAGCATCTAACCTTGATGGTGTAGTAAAAGGCGATGGTAGTGTTGAGATAAAAAAGATTGCAACGCTATCTCAAGCTGGTGAAGGTGATATTTCATTTTGTACTAATCCTAAGTATTTAAAGGATTTATCTGAAACAAAAGCTTCAGCAGTTTTAATTACAGAAGAAGCTTTGGATTATTGTAATACTAATGCTGTAGTTTTATCCAATCCATATATGGCTTTAGCAAAAGTTATGGAACTATTTGATAAGTCACCGCAACCTAACGGTAAAATCCATAGTAAAGCAGTTATCGCGTCAAGTGCAGTTATTGGTGAAAATGTAACAATAGATGCAAATGCAGTAATAGGCGAAAATGTTGTAATAGAAGATGGTGTAACCATAGGTGCTTGTGCAACTGTTCATGATAGTACAAGAATAGGTAAAGATACAATTATAAAAAGTAATGTATCAATAGCTCATGATGTTGAGATTGGTGCTGACTGTATAATTCATCAAAATGCTACAATCGGCTGTGATGGTTTTGGTAATGCTCGTGATGAAGATGGTAGTTGGACAAAGATTCCTCAGTTAGGAAAAGTAATCATAGAGAATAATGTTGAGATTGGTGCTGGTACTACTGTTGATAGAGGAGCTATTGATGATACTATCATTAAAGAAGGTGCTCGTATTGATAATTTGGTACAGATAGCTCATAATGTAGTTATAGGTAGAAATACTGCCTTAGCAGGAGTTACAGCTGTTGCAGGAAGTACAAAAATAGGCGATAACTGTCTAATTGGAGGACAATCTGCAATAACTGGACATATAACTATCTGTGATAACGCTGTTATTGGAGGCGCTTCAAATATAGGTAAATCTATAACTAAGCCGGGTATGTATTACGCTGCTTTTGAAGCTAAACCAAGGATTCAGTGGGGTAGGTTTGTAGCTAAGTTATCTAAAATAGATAAACTAATGGCAAAAGTAAAAGAATTAGAAGAAAAATTAAAATAA
- the fabZ gene encoding 3-hydroxyacyl-ACP dehydratase FabZ has protein sequence MSHFDEKNKQIDIMGIREILPHRYPFALLDKIVDWDVEERTITAQKNVTINEDFFNGHFPDFPVMPGVLIVEAMAQATAILGELMAETLFAHVVKKAGGGRRTFMLAGIDKVRVKRPVVPGDVLIIESKMVKQKNIICTAESVAKVDGQVVCSAQLMAAYKDY, from the coding sequence ATGAGCCATTTTGATGAGAAAAATAAACAGATTGATATTATGGGGATTAGAGAAATTTTACCTCATAGGTATCCTTTTGCTCTTTTAGATAAAATTGTTGACTGGGATGTTGAAGAAAGAACTATTACAGCTCAAAAGAATGTAACAATAAATGAAGATTTCTTTAACGGGCATTTTCCTGATTTTCCAGTAATGCCAGGAGTTTTAATTGTTGAAGCTATGGCACAAGCTACAGCTATACTGGGTGAATTAATGGCTGAAACTTTGTTTGCTCATGTAGTTAAAAAAGCAGGTGGTGGTAGAAGAACATTCATGCTAGCAGGCATTGATAAAGTTAGAGTTAAAAGACCTGTAGTGCCTGGCGATGTATTAATTATTGAGTCAAAAATGGTAAAACAGAAAAATATTATTTGTACAGCAGAATCTGTAGCAAAAGTAGATGGGCAAGTAGTTTGTTCAGCTCAATTAATGGCAGCATATAAGGATTATTAA
- the lpxA gene encoding acyl-ACP--UDP-N-acetylglucosamine O-acyltransferase, whose amino-acid sequence MIHSLAVVHESAKIADSAIIGPFCVIGENVVIGEGTELKSHVTIGDNTIIGKNNRIYQYASIGDDPIDYTYKKGDFSQVTIGDNNIIRECATIHGGTAKETGVTSVGSNNFIMCYVHIGHDCKIGNHINLVNGVGLAGHVHIDDFVIISSNVGVHQFCRVGKHAFIAHAALIGKDVPPYLMVTAVTAGSTPCGINSEGLKRRGFSPEDIKKIKDVYKVLYRRGLMMKEAAEVIKDMAKNDPVLEPFVDVISTSRRGILR is encoded by the coding sequence GTGATACATAGTTTGGCAGTAGTACATGAAAGTGCCAAGATAGCAGATAGTGCTATAATAGGGCCATTCTGTGTTATTGGAGAAAATGTTGTTATTGGTGAAGGTACAGAACTAAAAAGCCATGTAACTATAGGTGATAATACAATTATTGGTAAAAATAATCGTATTTATCAATATGCTTCAATTGGCGATGATCCTATTGATTATACCTACAAAAAAGGTGACTTCTCTCAAGTTACTATAGGTGATAATAATATTATTAGAGAATGTGCGACAATCCATGGCGGAACAGCTAAAGAAACGGGTGTGACTTCTGTTGGTAGTAACAATTTTATTATGTGCTATGTGCATATAGGTCATGATTGTAAAATTGGTAACCATATAAATTTAGTCAATGGTGTTGGCTTAGCTGGTCATGTTCATATTGATGATTTTGTTATAATTAGCTCTAATGTTGGTGTTCATCAGTTTTGTAGGGTTGGTAAGCATGCATTTATTGCTCATGCAGCATTAATAGGAAAGGATGTTCCCCCATATCTTATGGTAACAGCTGTTACAGCAGGATCTACTCCTTGTGGCATTAACTCAGAAGGGTTAAAACGTCGTGGCTTTAGTCCTGAAGATATAAAGAAGATAAAGGATGTTTATAAAGTTCTTTATCGTCGCGGTTTGATGATGAAAGAAGCTGCTGAAGTTATTAAAGATATGGCAAAAAATGATCCTGTATTAGAACCTTTTGTTGATGTTATTAGTACTTCTAGAAGAGGTATCTTGAGATAA
- the lpxB gene encoding lipid-A-disaccharide synthase, protein MRIGIVAGELSGDQLGGTLVKALKHKYPDAVIEGIGGPKMQAAGFKSLYPMDALSLIGFFEIISKGLSILGIRKKIINHFKQNRPDIFIGIDAPDFNLTVEKDLKAAGIKTIHYVSPKIWVWREYRIKKIRKATDKILAILPFEVDYYKKRHNFEAIYVGHPLAKDIPVNIDRTSYRKNLGLNDVSLPILSVLPGSRSTEVTRLLPLFLDALDKLAKEGYKFQAIMPLAKPSLEPLFDKYQEQIDNLGIKVYKTNSHDVLKASDLSLLASGTATLEAMLCKLPMVVGYKLSTISAFLGRLLVGSHSYWAFPNILHKSEIIKELIQEDCTVDNLFIELKKLFDDKQRNDYIVQEFKKIHKSMIVDTDDKIIEVLDAMLLEKS, encoded by the coding sequence ATGAGAATAGGTATTGTCGCTGGAGAGCTATCAGGGGATCAACTTGGGGGGACTTTAGTAAAAGCTCTTAAACATAAATACCCTGATGCTGTTATAGAAGGTATTGGCGGTCCTAAGATGCAAGCCGCTGGCTTTAAAAGCTTATATCCAATGGATGCTCTTTCATTGATAGGTTTCTTTGAGATTATATCAAAGGGCCTAAGTATTTTAGGTATACGCAAAAAGATCATTAATCATTTTAAACAAAATAGACCAGATATCTTTATAGGTATTGATGCTCCTGATTTTAATCTTACAGTTGAAAAGGATTTAAAGGCTGCTGGTATCAAGACTATTCATTATGTTAGTCCTAAAATATGGGTTTGGCGAGAATATCGCATTAAAAAGATTAGAAAGGCTACCGATAAGATTCTAGCAATACTTCCTTTTGAAGTTGATTACTATAAGAAAAGACATAACTTTGAAGCTATATATGTAGGTCATCCATTAGCAAAAGACATACCTGTAAATATAGATAGAACTAGTTATAGGAAAAATCTTGGCTTAAATGATGTTAGTTTACCGATATTATCTGTGTTGCCAGGAAGTAGAAGCACAGAGGTAACCAGACTTCTACCTTTGTTTTTGGATGCATTAGATAAGTTGGCTAAAGAGGGCTATAAATTCCAAGCAATTATGCCTTTAGCAAAACCATCATTAGAACCTTTATTTGATAAATATCAAGAGCAGATTGATAATCTTGGTATAAAAGTTTATAAAACAAACTCTCATGATGTATTAAAAGCCTCTGATCTTAGTCTGTTAGCTTCTGGTACAGCTACTTTAGAAGCCATGCTATGTAAGTTGCCAATGGTTGTTGGTTATAAACTATCAACTATTTCAGCTTTTCTTGGTAGATTGCTTGTAGGGAGTCATAGTTACTGGGCTTTTCCTAATATTTTACATAAGAGTGAGATTATTAAAGAGTTAATTCAAGAAGATTGTACTGTAGATAATTTATTTATAGAGTTAAAGAAATTATTTGATGACAAGCAAAGAAATGATTACATTGTACAAGAGTTTAAGAAAATTCATAAAAGTATGATAGTAGATACCGATGATAAAATAATTGAGGTATTAGATGCTATGTTATTAGAAAAATCTTAA
- a CDS encoding cell division protein ZipA C-terminal FtsZ-binding domain-containing protein yields the protein MTLILVLVLILVVLIIIDLYRKSLRIKQKEILEGTQQKDSEQLLEQAKNSSGYAYVEDVQREYPLLREGFLLFYFEGIEKIDVKDLATFLKYYGVKYTDEKVFQKLNYNDVIFSILPDNEEQVFADAKEGQVEGIIAVMNYRKLAGMEYDVKTCYELMMDILEAMGKSFHGTLMNEHKIRLTNKDKQNYLEAIL from the coding sequence ATGACATTAATATTAGTATTAGTTTTAATTTTAGTGGTATTGATTATAATCGACTTATACCGCAAAAGTCTTCGTATTAAGCAAAAAGAGATTCTTGAAGGAACTCAGCAGAAAGATAGTGAGCAACTTCTTGAGCAGGCAAAAAACTCATCAGGATATGCGTATGTTGAGGATGTTCAACGTGAATATCCATTATTAAGAGAAGGGTTTTTGCTATTCTATTTTGAAGGGATTGAAAAAATTGATGTAAAAGATTTAGCGACATTCTTAAAGTATTATGGAGTCAAATATACGGATGAAAAAGTTTTTCAGAAGCTTAATTATAATGATGTGATATTTAGTATTTTACCTGATAATGAAGAACAAGTATTTGCTGATGCAAAAGAAGGTCAGGTAGAAGGTATTATAGCTGTAATGAACTATAGAAAATTAGCTGGAATGGAATATGACGTTAAAACTTGCTATGAGTTGATGATGGATATTCTAGAGGCTATGGGTAAATCGTTTCACGGTACTTTAATGAATGAGCATAAGATTAGGCTTACAAATAAGGACAAACAAAATTATTTAGAAGCTATATTATAA
- a CDS encoding LysR family transcriptional regulator, which yields MLNYLQIKYFIKVAEHLNYKNAADDLCISPTAVSKQIIALENYLSEKLFHRNTRSVELTPFGIIMLDKCKKLIQETINLEEFIESQQSIPQGKLTILVSKILAREFILERLNDFIREYPSIQCELIFSEHDSDLARKDIDIMVGFPQIPPTTDSFKYKRMQPITNILCGSPELIKKYGVPQSIDDLLSYPFISHSLRKPATKLPLQNGDYIPCSTPILFIDDFNALNEACKRGIGLFLTGDRLVEKDLKEGSLIQLLPEIKFKEYEIFTFYQNYGYEIPKIRAFLDFYL from the coding sequence ATGCTTAATTATTTACAGATTAAATATTTCATAAAAGTTGCCGAACATTTAAACTATAAAAATGCTGCCGATGATTTATGCATATCCCCAACAGCCGTAAGTAAACAAATAATAGCTCTGGAAAATTACTTATCTGAAAAATTATTTCACCGAAATACTCGAAGTGTAGAGTTAACTCCCTTTGGAATAATAATGTTAGATAAGTGTAAAAAACTAATCCAAGAAACTATTAATCTAGAAGAGTTTATAGAATCTCAACAAAGCATCCCTCAAGGTAAATTAACTATACTTGTCTCAAAAATACTCGCTAGAGAATTTATTCTAGAACGTTTGAATGATTTTATAAGAGAATATCCATCAATCCAATGTGAATTAATATTCTCTGAGCATGATTCAGATTTAGCACGAAAAGATATTGATATAATGGTTGGATTTCCACAGATTCCTCCTACTACAGATTCCTTTAAATATAAAAGAATGCAGCCAATAACAAATATACTATGTGGATCACCTGAATTAATTAAAAAGTATGGAGTACCTCAATCAATAGATGATCTGTTATCTTACCCCTTTATTTCTCATAGTCTAAGAAAGCCCGCTACAAAACTACCTTTACAAAATGGTGATTATATCCCTTGCTCCACCCCAATATTATTCATTGATGATTTTAATGCTCTTAACGAGGCATGTAAGAGAGGTATTGGACTTTTCTTAACTGGAGATAGGCTAGTAGAAAAAGACCTTAAAGAAGGCTCTTTAATCCAGCTTTTGCCAGAGATAAAATTCAAAGAGTACGAAATATTTACTTTTTACCAAAACTATGGATATGAAATCCCTAAAATAAGGGCTTTTTTAGATTTTTATCTTTAG
- a CDS encoding helicase yields the protein MKYEYHHVGIPVTEPLQGERYSSVMDMYTSGGELPGRIQYHRFGPNCPLDKLIQTVPHIAYKVEDLEEVIKGKNILLGPYFPIERFKVAIVEENGAVIEFIETDLTEEEIWDENKHKGSNIYPDKEK from the coding sequence ATGAAATATGAATATCATCATGTAGGAATTCCTGTTACAGAACCTCTCCAAGGAGAACGTTATAGTTCTGTTATGGATATGTATACCTCTGGGGGCGAGCTACCAGGTAGGATACAGTATCATCGATTTGGACCTAACTGTCCTCTAGATAAGTTAATTCAGACTGTACCTCATATAGCATATAAGGTGGAAGATTTAGAAGAGGTGATTAAAGGTAAAAACATTCTTTTAGGACCTTACTTTCCTATAGAGCGATTTAAAGTCGCAATAGTTGAGGAAAATGGTGCTGTAATCGAGTTTATAGAAACTGATTTAACAGAAGAAGAAATTTGGGATGAAAATAAGCATAAAGGCTCAAATATTTATCCCGATAAAGAGAAATAG
- the ppk2 gene encoding polyphosphate kinase 2, translating to MKVLSQEERQKLFVENIFPYKHKIPRKVYEKQKHHLQIELLKFQRWVKENNKKVLIIFEGRDAAGKGGTIKRMMEHLNPRGAKVIALEKPSERERNQWYFQRYIEHLPSGGEIVLFDRSWYNRAGVERVMGFCTEREYFSFLEQAPQLEKMLVDSGTMIIKFWFSVSQQEQKNRFTARESHPLKQWKLSPIDKASLDKWDDYTEAKERMFIYTDKPYAPWVIVKSDDKKRARLNAIRHILSIVDYDNKDSEVAISPDPLIVGTSSKIYK from the coding sequence ATGAAAGTTCTAAGTCAAGAAGAACGCCAAAAACTTTTTGTTGAAAATATTTTCCCATATAAACACAAAATACCTCGTAAAGTTTATGAGAAACAAAAACATCACTTACAAATCGAGTTATTAAAATTCCAACGATGGGTAAAAGAAAACAACAAAAAGGTATTAATAATTTTTGAAGGCCGAGATGCTGCTGGTAAAGGTGGAACTATCAAGCGTATGATGGAACACCTTAATCCTCGTGGAGCTAAAGTTATTGCACTTGAGAAGCCTTCTGAAAGAGAAAGAAATCAATGGTATTTTCAACGATATATTGAACATTTACCATCTGGAGGAGAGATAGTTCTCTTCGATAGATCTTGGTATAATAGAGCTGGTGTAGAAAGAGTTATGGGATTCTGTACTGAAAGAGAATATTTCTCATTTCTAGAGCAGGCTCCACAGCTTGAAAAAATGTTAGTTGATAGTGGCACTATGATAATCAAGTTTTGGTTCTCAGTAAGCCAGCAAGAACAGAAAAATAGATTTACCGCTAGAGAATCGCATCCTCTAAAGCAATGGAAACTTAGCCCTATTGATAAAGCATCTCTTGATAAATGGGATGATTATACTGAAGCTAAAGAAAGAATGTTTATTTATACTGATAAACCATATGCTCCTTGGGTAATCGTCAAATCAGATGATAAGAAAAGAGCACGATTAAATGCCATAAGACACATTTTAAGCATTGTTGACTATGATAATAAAGATTCTGAAGTTGCTATTTCTCCAGATCCACTAATTGTTGGTACATCTTCAAAAATATATAAATAA
- a CDS encoding CDP-alcohol phosphatidyltransferase family protein codes for MQIIQKIYAWLVHLFTSLGAVFGILAIIFSIEAAQANVTGQINLHHYYIKLSMFSIIMAIFIDSIDGTLARLVDIKNLAPLDGALLDNIIDFTTYSIVPCIWIYVSGVVSQEWLIPVVVMITISSSYQFCQPNAKTNNNFFVGFPSYWNVIVMFMLCFQSSQLINEIIIIVLTIFSFIPIKYIYLSRTENISDSKAVKLFTFIFTMLASASTFLAVLIYPMRTPSLFIAIIVLFTIFYILFSFKLNIKPVKN; via the coding sequence ATGCAAATAATACAGAAAATATATGCTTGGTTAGTACACCTTTTCACATCTTTAGGAGCTGTATTTGGTATATTAGCTATTATTTTTTCAATTGAAGCAGCTCAAGCAAATGTAACTGGTCAGATAAACCTACACCACTATTATATTAAACTTTCTATGTTTAGTATAATAATGGCTATATTTATTGACTCAATAGATGGAACTTTAGCCCGACTAGTAGATATTAAAAATTTAGCTCCATTAGATGGAGCTCTTTTAGATAACATCATCGACTTTACAACTTACTCTATTGTACCTTGTATTTGGATATATGTTTCAGGAGTTGTAAGCCAGGAATGGTTAATCCCTGTAGTAGTAATGATAACAATTTCATCATCATACCAATTCTGCCAGCCCAATGCTAAAACCAACAATAACTTCTTTGTTGGTTTCCCAAGTTATTGGAATGTGATAGTAATGTTTATGCTGTGTTTTCAATCTTCGCAATTGATTAATGAAATCATAATAATTGTATTAACAATATTCTCTTTTATACCTATAAAATATATTTACCTTTCAAGAACAGAAAATATCAGTGATAGCAAAGCAGTAAAATTATTTACTTTTATATTTACCATGTTAGCTTCAGCATCAACATTTTTAGCAGTTCTTATCTACCCAATGAGAACTCCATCACTATTTATCGCTATAATAGTTTTATTCACAATTTTTTATATACTATTTAGCTTCAAACTAAACATAAAACCCGTAAAAAATTAA
- a CDS encoding polyprenyl synthetase family protein: MKTKNTLIDFNNFAEDVFNNIACPSDTLLEAMKYSFFSGGKRVRAQFVYCIGEIFNLNINNCHKIAFAIEAIHTYSLIHDDLPAMDNDDLRRGKLTCHIKFDEATAILAGDALQALAFEVIQDIEVKNIAQLRNINKIFSRCSGSAGMVAGQQLDIEGENKKLKLNALETVHINKTAKMFTASILLPYLTLDHHCCDIKASLIKLSELIGLCFQIKDDILDVTKTSQELGKTSAKDLAANKSTYVSLMGLSQANEYLNNKRNQIDAILEQFEEKNLNLVKLKELINLVINRNY; the protein is encoded by the coding sequence ATGAAAACTAAAAATACTTTAATAGACTTTAATAATTTTGCTGAAGATGTCTTTAACAATATTGCTTGCCCTTCTGATACTTTATTAGAAGCTATGAAATATAGTTTTTTTAGCGGCGGAAAAAGAGTAAGAGCGCAGTTTGTTTACTGTATAGGTGAAATATTTAATCTAAATATTAATAATTGTCACAAGATTGCATTTGCAATAGAAGCTATCCATACATACTCATTAATTCATGATGATTTACCAGCTATGGATAATGATGATCTACGTAGAGGTAAACTAACCTGTCACATAAAGTTTGATGAAGCCACTGCAATTTTAGCTGGCGATGCACTTCAAGCGTTAGCTTTTGAAGTGATACAAGATATTGAAGTAAAAAATATTGCTCAACTTAGAAACATTAATAAAATCTTCAGTAGATGTAGTGGCTCAGCTGGAATGGTCGCAGGTCAACAACTTGATATCGAAGGAGAAAATAAAAAGCTTAAATTAAATGCTTTAGAAACCGTTCATATCAATAAAACCGCAAAAATGTTTACAGCTAGTATACTACTTCCCTATTTAACTTTAGATCATCACTGTTGTGATATAAAAGCTTCCTTAATTAAGCTTTCAGAATTAATTGGTTTATGTTTTCAAATTAAAGATGACATTTTGGATGTCACAAAAACATCACAAGAGTTAGGTAAGACTAGCGCTAAAGATTTAGCCGCAAATAAATCAACATATGTTTCTTTAATGGGTTTATCTCAAGCTAATGAATACCTTAATAATAAGAGAAACCAAATCGATGCTATTCTCGAGCAATTTGAAGAAAAAAATCTAAATTTAGTAAAGCTTAAAGAACTTATTAATTTAGTTATTAATAGAAACTATTAA
- the waaA gene encoding lipid IV(A) 3-deoxy-D-manno-octulosonic acid transferase, protein MKHLKTFLYSLLSHVYSSLFTIFIPIIYLKKLRRSFKNPNYRKRWSERFGQTKIRLKDCIWLHSVSVGETVSAEPLVKKLLENYPNDNFVITTTTPTGSDVVERLYANYKNVHHLYIPYDILPFINSFFTKLNPKIFIIIETEIWPNILNKCFNEDIPVIITNARLSKRSMRNYTKLPFAREFLFSRISHVNAQTEKDAKRYHSLGIPKDRISLTGNLKYNLITPENLQEKMANLKESLEGRPIWIAGSTHQGEEEEILKAHKDILKIYPQCLLIIVPRHKERFLRIERLINDECFSLQKRSLFKNEIFSHTQVYLGDTMGELLDLYYISDIAFVGGSLIDNGGHNLLEPAALAKPIISGTSLFNFSKISKELTENEALVKVANHNELAENIIQILGDKSLSDKMSTGSLKTFREHSDVLEKQYNNIIKFL, encoded by the coding sequence GTGAAACATTTAAAAACTTTTCTTTATTCTCTTCTATCTCATGTATATTCGAGCCTATTTACTATTTTCATACCTATAATATATTTAAAAAAACTCCGTCGTAGTTTTAAAAACCCAAATTATAGGAAAAGATGGTCTGAAAGGTTTGGACAAACAAAGATTCGTTTAAAAGATTGTATTTGGTTACACTCTGTCTCTGTTGGTGAAACAGTTTCAGCAGAACCTTTAGTCAAAAAATTGCTTGAGAATTATCCAAATGATAATTTTGTAATAACGACTACTACTCCCACAGGAAGTGATGTCGTTGAGCGCTTATATGCAAATTATAAAAATGTTCACCACCTTTATATCCCTTACGATATATTACCGTTTATAAATAGCTTTTTCACAAAACTAAACCCTAAAATATTTATAATAATTGAAACCGAAATTTGGCCAAACATTTTAAATAAATGCTTTAATGAAGATATTCCCGTAATAATAACTAATGCAAGACTTTCAAAAAGGTCTATGCGTAACTATACAAAATTACCATTTGCCAGAGAATTTTTATTTAGTAGAATTTCTCATGTAAATGCGCAAACAGAGAAAGATGCAAAAAGATATCATTCATTAGGGATACCAAAAGATAGAATTTCATTAACAGGAAATTTAAAGTATAACCTTATCACTCCTGAAAACTTACAGGAAAAAATGGCAAACTTAAAAGAAAGTCTAGAAGGAAGACCTATATGGATCGCTGGCAGCACCCATCAAGGTGAGGAAGAAGAAATCCTCAAAGCACATAAAGATATTCTAAAAATCTATCCTCAATGTTTATTAATAATCGTTCCTAGACATAAAGAAAGATTTTTAAGAATAGAAAGACTTATTAATGATGAATGTTTTTCTCTTCAAAAAAGAAGTTTATTTAAAAATGAAATCTTTAGCCATACACAAGTATACCTTGGTGACACAATGGGCGAACTTCTAGACTTATATTATATCTCAGATATAGCTTTTGTTGGAGGCAGCCTAATAGATAATGGTGGTCATAACCTTCTTGAGCCAGCAGCATTAGCAAAGCCTATTATTAGCGGTACAAGTTTATTTAACTTCAGTAAGATATCTAAAGAATTAACTGAAAATGAAGCATTAGTAAAAGTAGCTAACCACAATGAATTAGCTGAGAATATAATACAAATTCTAGGCGATAAAAGTCTATCTGATAAAATGTCGACTGGATCACTTAAAACTTTTAGAGAACACAGTGATGTTCTAGAAAAACAATACAACAATATCATAAAGTTTTTATGA
- the rdgB gene encoding RdgB/HAM1 family non-canonical purine NTP pyrophosphatase, which produces MKEVVLASSNKGKIQEFTEIFAKKNIKIIPQTEYNVPDAEETGLSFIENAILKARNCSEHTGLPAIADDSGLEVFSLNGEPGIYSARYSGEHGNDKANIAKLLDKLKEITCRKARFVCALAYVRHPLDPTPVTALGFLNGEISNTPKGDYGFGYDPVFFIPKLEKTLAEILPEYKNKISHRAIALKNIIKDLT; this is translated from the coding sequence ATGAAAGAAGTAGTCTTGGCATCAAGCAATAAAGGCAAAATACAAGAGTTTACAGAGATTTTTGCTAAAAAAAATATAAAAATAATCCCCCAAACTGAATATAATGTCCCAGATGCTGAAGAAACTGGCCTTAGCTTTATTGAAAATGCTATTTTAAAAGCACGTAACTGTTCTGAACATACAGGACTGCCTGCAATAGCAGATGACTCTGGACTAGAGGTCTTCTCTTTAAACGGAGAACCAGGGATATATTCTGCTAGATACTCAGGAGAACATGGAAATGATAAGGCTAATATCGCAAAGTTACTCGACAAGTTAAAAGAAATTACTTGCAGAAAAGCTAGATTCGTATGTGCCTTAGCTTATGTAAGACACCCTCTAGATCCAACTCCAGTTACAGCTCTAGGGTTTCTAAATGGAGAAATCTCAAATACTCCCAAAGGTGATTATGGGTTTGGCTATGATCCTGTTTTTTTCATACCCAAACTTGAAAAAACCTTAGCTGAGATTTTACCTGAATATAAAAATAAAATTAGTCACAGAGCAATTGCTTTAAAGAACATCATTAAAGATTTAACTTAA